GCCAGCGACCGAGCCGGAAGTGAAGATCGTCTCCAGCGATCCGGTCGAGTTCGTCCGGACGCTCAGGCACGAGACCGGGGGCGACATCTGGCTCTGCGGCGGCGGCCACCTCGCCGGCCAGCTCCTGCCCGAGGTGGACGAGCTGGTCGTCAAGCTCAACCCGATCGTGATCGGCAGCGGCGTCCCGCTCGCCGCGCGAGACTTCGATCCCCGACGGTTCACCCTGGTCGACACCAGGCCGCTCGCCAGCGGAGTCGTCATCCTGCGCTACGCGCGCCCGGCCACCGACGGTACCGCCGGGTGATCCCGCGGGTACGCGACTCGTCCGGGTGAGATCAGGTCGGCGGGCGGACCACGTGGGTGAGAAACGGCAGGACCGCGGCCGGTAGGGCGGGTGACGCGAGGATGTCGTGGTGGGTGAGGCCGGGCAGCACGGCCAGCCGGGCGACCGGCCGCCCGCTGCCGTCCCGACCGGCGTCCCGGTGGCCACCGCCGAGCAGGCCGAAGAACTCCACCATGTGCGCGGTGGTGACCGAGTCGGCGTCGGCGAAGACCAGCAGGGTGGGCAGGGCGAGGGCGGACACCTCCAACGACCAGTCGTACTCGCGCCGCAGCAGCTCCCCTGACTTCGCCCAGAGCCGGGACCAGTCCGCCGGCTGGGGCGCGACCCGGACGTGGTGCTGATACGCCGGACTGGCCCGCATGTGCTCGCCGTACGTTTCGTCCTGCCCGGCCATCGCAGCGAGCACCTCCGGGTACCAGCCGCTCCGCCGGCACGGTGCCGACACCACCACCAGCCGGCGGACCAGGCCGGGATGCTGGATCGCGGTCCGTAGCGCGACGCCACCGCCGAGCGAGTACCCGAGGATGTCGACGGCGGTCAGGCCGAGCCGGACGATCAGCGCCGCCACGTCGTCGGCCATCGACTCGTACCGCAGCGGCCGGTCGACGTCGGCGGTGCGGCCGTGGCCCTGCAGGTCGACCGCGATCACGCGACGCCGGGCGGTCAACGCCGGAAGAAGCGGGGCGAACGCCGCAGTCGATCCGAAGCCGCCGTGCAACAGCACCAACGGGCGGCCGGCGCCGGACGCCTCGTACCAGATGCGGAGGCCGTCGACCTCGGTGTAGGTCACGACGCCCGCCCGCCGCGTGGGCTCATGCCCGCGACCCGGGTGAGTACGGCGACCGCGCGGAGCCGGCGGCCCGCCGAGACGGATCCTCCCGATGCGCGACCGTGAGGAGGACCGCCGCGCCGAGCCGGTGCCGGCAACCAACCCTCAACGCCACCGCCCGCACCCCCAGTTCCGACACCCACGCCAGGGTCCACCTCCATCGGGACATGTCATCATCCCGGCCTACAACGAACACCGATGAAGATCACGCCGACACGCTGAACACATCAGACCAACCTGGCCCCTGCAATCTGTACGGCTGCCGGACAGGACGAGATCGGCACAGCGCTGCGGCCGGTCCTCACCGCGCCAACCGGGGACACCGCGACCGAACGGTTCCTCGAGTTCGCCGAAACCCGGACAAGAATCACCCGGCGCTCGTCAAGCCGGGGGAGAACACCCGGGCGAGCAGTCCGCCGCTTGCCGGAGTAACACGGGAGTGTCAAGTTAACGGCTGATCTTGGTTGTTGAGGTGGTCAGTTGTTGGCCGGGGTGAGCCGGCCTTCGAAGGCGATCTGGAAGGCGTTCAGTGGTGCTTTCCAGCGTATGGTCCAGCGTCGGCGGCCGGCTCCGGTCGGGTCGAGGCTCATCAAGGCCATGTAGACGCACTTGAGTGCGGCCTGCTCGTTCGGGAAGTGGCCACGAGCTCGCACGGCCCTGCGGATACGGGCGTTGACGGACTCGATCGCGTTCGTGGAGCAGATGACCTTGCGGATCTCCACGTCGAAGGCGAGGAACGGCACGAACTCCGCCCACGCGTTCTCCCACAGCTTCACGATCGCCGGATACTTACGGCCCCACGCCTCGGCGAACTCGAGGAACCGCTCGGTGGCGGCGTCCTCGGTCGCCGCGGTGTAGACCGGCCGCAGCGCTTTGGCGATCTTGTCCCAGTCCTGCCGGGCGGCGTAGCGGAACGAGTTGCGCAGCAGGTGCACCACACACGTCTGCACGATCGTGCGCGGCCACACCGTCTCCACCGTCTCCGGCAGTCCCTTGAGCCCGTCACAGACCAGCATCAGCACGTCGGCCACGCCGCGGTTCTTCAACTCGGTGAGCACGTGCAGCCAGTACTTGGCGCCCTCGCCGCCGTCACCGGCCCAGATACCGAGGATGTCGCGGTGGCCGTCGACGGTGACCGCCATCGCGAGGTAGATCGGCCGGTTCGCGACCTGACCGTCCCTGATCTTGACGTTGATGGCGTCGATGAACACGACCGGGTAGACCCGGTCCAGGGGCCGGTTCTGCCACTCGGCCATGCCGTCCATGACCTTGTCGGTGATCGTGGAGATGGTCTGCTTCGACACCTCAGCGCCGTAGACCTCAGCCAGGTGCGCGGCGATCTCGCCGTGGGTCAGGCCCTTGGCCGACAGCGACAGGACCATGTCGTCGACGCCGGTCAGACGCCGCTGCCGCTTACGCACGATCTGCGGCTCGAACGTCCCGGCGGCGTCGCGTGGGACCCGCACCTCGACCGGCCCGACGTCGGTGAGCACCGTCTTGGTCCGGCTGCCGTTACGGGTGTTCCCGCTACCCCGACCCGCCGGGTCGTGCTTGTCGTAGCCGACGTGGTCGGTGATCTCCCCATCCAACGCCGACTCGAGGACCCGCTTCGTCAGCTGCTGCAGCAGCCCACCCTCGCCGGTCAGCTTCAACCCGTCACCACGAGCCCGATCGACCAGCATCGCGATCAACTGCTCATCCGTGACCGCACCCACCGGCTCCACGGCCGGCTGTCCCACGGTGGTCTCGGTCGTCATCTGGCGTCTCTCCCTTGATCGGTCGATCAGCCGTTATTTGTACAGTCCCGAGTAACACGGCTTTCGCGACCCCTGTCGACCCCTGGACGAACACCGTGAACTGTGACGTCGACGTCTTGCCGAGATGATTCACTGATGAAGTGCCTCGTTCCGAGCCGAGCAAGGCGGATGGACGGCAGCCGGTAACTGTTGTCGAGGGAGATGAGCATGACGCGTCCGATACCGGAACTCGATACGGAGGACTTACGGGAAATGGCCATTCGGGGTGGCATCGAGGGCGCGGCCGACATGGACCGGGAGGAACTGGTGGAATCCCTGCTCGCCCGCCCCGGCGAGGGCGCCTGGCAGGAGGATCCCAAGCCGGCCGCGGTCAACCCGAACGACTACCGTTACCACGCCCCCGATGAGCGGTGAGTCGCTCCGCCCAACAGGTTGATCGATCATGTGGTGTGGCCGTGTTCGATGGAGAGCGGCACACGGTCAACGGCCCTTGCCGCCGGTGTCGACGGTGATGATGCGGAACGGTGGGGCCGCGGCGGCGCGTTTGTGGTGGTGGTGGTGTTCTTCCCGTTCAGGGCGAATGTTTAGGTTCCAACCCGACGAATAGTTGTTCGAGCTGCTGGAGCGCGCCGAGCCGCACGTCGGACAGAAAGGACTCGCGCCGGAGGAGTTTGTCGGCGGCGACGATCGTGACGTCGGGCCGGGAACATCCCACCATCGACACTGGCGTGCCCGCTCGGTCGACCGAGCGAGTGCCGAGCGAGCGGCAAGCGAATCCGTGGCAGCGGCCAGACAAGCGCGAAGGCCCGATGACCTTGGTGTTTCCCCAGTTCACCGGGCCTGTTCCGGTTATGTGGTGGGCGCGGCAGGTTTCGAACCTGCGACCCCTCGCTTGTAAGGCGAGTGCTCTCCCGCTGAGCTACGCGCCCGGACGCCCGTACGGAGGGCCGGAGGCTGGCAAGCTTACCCTGCCGACCACAGACCACGCCGCACGGTCGCGTTCCGGTCCTCCCGGGTCAGGCGTTGGTCACCTCGGCGAGCGCCTTGCGCCAGCCCTGCTGGTCGCGCACCTCTCCCGGCATGTTCATCTCCGCGAAGCGGACGACGCCCGCCTTGTCGATGACGAAGGTGCCGCGGTTGGCGACACCGCCGACGTCGTTGAAGACCCCGTACGCCTGGGCGACCGCGCCGTGCGGCCAGAAGTCCGACAGGAGCGGGAACTGGTAGCCCTCCCGGTCGGCCCAGATCTTGTGGGTGTAGACCGAGTCGACGCTGACGGTCAGAACCTGGACGTCGTCGTTGAGGTACTCGTTGAGGTTGTCCCGCACCTCGCACAGCTCACCCTGGCAGACGCCGGTGAAGGCGAGCGGGTAGAAGACCAGCAGCACGACGCGCTTGCCGCGATAGTCGGAGAGCTTGACCTCCTGGTTGTTCTGATCCTTGAGCACGAAGTCCGGCGCCTCTGCGCCAACCTGGATAGGCACTTAAGAGCTCCTTTGTGGTCGACTGGACGGTGACGACAGCGTGCCACACCCGGCGGCGACGCCACCGTGTGTGAAATCGCTCAACTACTTCTTGGACTTCGACCCGCGCCGGAGCACCAGCCGCGCGCCGCTCCAGTCCCGGCCGGCGTTGATCGTGGACGTCTGCTGGAGCCCCGCGGTGGGTGCGGACTCGGCGACCTCGCTCGGCTCGACGTGCCCGTCACGCCCGGCCTTGGGCGTGAGAAGCCACACGACCCCGTTGTCTGCCAGCGGGCCAAGGGCGTCGACGAGCAGCTCGAAGAGGTCACCGTCGCCATCCCGATACCACACCAGCACCGCGTCGACCACCTCGTCCGTGTCCTCGTCGACCAGCTCCCCACAGCGGTCGGTCAGGGCGTCCCGGAGATCCTGGTCGACGTCGTCGTCGTACCCCATCTCCATGACGACCATCCCCGGCTCGATTCCGAACCGGTCCGCCAGGCTGCGTACCCCGTCGGCGGCCTGACCAGCGGTCGCGCTCACTGTCGCGTGCCTCCTCATCTCATCCCTGCTCGCGGCGCCGTACGACGCCGTCCGGCCAAGTCCACACAGTTGCGGCTCCCCGCGCAAGTGGCGCACCGGGTGGAACGGAATTTACCGTGCCAGCAGCGTGCGGGCACCCTCGGTGATGGCATCCTCGGTGACCAGGACCAGACCGGCAGCCGGACCTAATGGTACAAACGAGTCAACTGCCGCGACTCTCCGCGCGGCGCCCACATATCCGGCATCGACCAGGGCCGCGATGACTCCCTCCCCGACGCCACCCGAACGTCGTGTCTCGTCCACGACCAGCACCCGGCCGGTCGCCGTGGATTCCCGGATGAGGTCGGCGACCGGCAGCGGCGACAGCCAGCGAAGGTCCACCACCCGGGTGCCCACCCCTTCCTCGGCGAGCACGGCGGCGGCGCGCAGCGACAGCCGCACCCCGTTACCGAAGGTGATGATCGTGACGTCCTCAGCCGAGCCCACCGCGTACACGCGGGCCCGGCCCACCGGCACGTGCACGCTGGGCCAGGTGCCCGGTTCCGGGTACTCGGCGAGCCACTCCCCGTCACCCTCGATGTGCAGGTCACGAGCGTGGTACAGGGCGATCGGCTCCAGGAACACGCAGACGCTGCCGTCGACCGCCGCGCTGGCCAGGCAGGTGCGCAGCATGGCGGACGCGTCGTCCGGCCGTGCCGGGACCGCGACCACCAGACCGGGGATGTCCCGGAGTACCGCCACCGAGTTGTCGTTGTGGAAGTGCCCGCCGAACCCCTCCTGATACGCCAGCCCGGCGATCCGAACCACCATCGGGTTGCGGAACGCCCCGCGCGAGAAGAATTGCGTCGTGGCCGCCTCACCGCGCAGTTGGTCCTCGGCGTTGTGCAGGTACGCGAGGTACTGGATCTCCGGCACCGGCAGCATCCCGGCCAGGCCGGCGCCCAGCCCGAGCCCGAGGATGGAGGTCTCGTCGAGCAGCGTGTCGAACACCCGGGCGGCGCCGAAGCGCTCCCACAGCCCTTTCGTCACGCCGTACACCCCGCCCTTGGCACCGACATCCTCGCCGAAGACGGCCATCTGTGGATGCTCCACCAGCCCGTCGGCCAGCGCGGCGTTGATGCTCTGCGCGAGCGTCAGCGGGCCGGTCCGTTCCGGCCGCCGTCCGCCGAACGCCTCGGCCCGGGCAGCCGCACCCGGCCCGGCCGCGCGGGCCGACGCGTCGGCCACCGCCCGGGCCACCCGCGCCGGCCGCCGGGGCGCCAGCGGGGCCAGCACCTCGGCCGGGTCGGCCAGCTTCGGCTCGTCCAGCACCTCCTCGGCGATCCGGCGCACCTGCCAGCCGATCTCGTCGTACCGGGCCAGCAGTTCCGCACCGGTGGCGACGCCGGCCCCGACCAGCAGCCGCGCGGTGGCCAGTAGCGGGTCCCGGTCGAGGTCGGCGGCGATCTCGGCGCCGGCACGGTAGGCGGCCTCCACGTCCGCGCCGGCGTGTCCCATCAGGCGGACGGTCGACAGGTGCAGCACCGCTGGGCGGCGGTGCCGGCGCACCCACGCCGCCGCCTCGGCCGCCACCGAGTACGCCCCGGCAAGGTCGGTCCCGTCGGCGGCGAAGTAGCGGATCCCCGGTTTCGATCGCAGGGTCGCCGCCACCCACCCCTGCGGCGAGCGGACGCTGATGCCGAACCCGTTGTCCTCGCAGACGAACAGGACGGGGATACGCAGGCCGGTGTGGTCGTACCAGCCGGCGGTGTTGAGGGCGGCGGTGGCGCTGGCGTGGTTGACCGACGCGTCGCCGAAGGAGCAGACGACGACGGCGTCCGGTGGCCACGGGGTATGGGACGCGGTGTCGGCCCGGCCCCCGGGTTGCCGGTCCGTCCCGTCGAGCCGGCGACGTCGTTCCAATGCGAGACCGAGGCCGACCGCGCGGGGCAGATGCGAGGCGACGGTGGCGGTGGTCGGCACGACCGCGAGGTCGGCCCGGCCGAAGACCTTGTGCCGGCCGCCGGCCACCGGCTCGCGGGCCGAGGCGACCATGCCGCGCAGCACGTCACGGGCCGCGCCCGCGTACCCGGGGGCGAGGGGCCGGTCCGCACCGAGTCCGGCGGTGCGCTCGGGCCCGTTTCCGGTGGGCGCCGTCCCGATCGGGTCGGCGCCGTCAGATCCGGCCGCGGGCCGCGGACGCTCGCCAGATCCGGCCGCAGGCCGCGGACGCTCGTCGGGCCCGGCGGCTGATCGGGCGTCGGCACGATCGTCGAGGTCGACCGCTGACCTGGCGTTCGCCACCACCGCGGAGAGCGGAGGCGGCGTGGTGGCGCCACCCGGGCCGGCCGGGGCGGCAGGTCCGGACGCGACGCCACGCTCCGGGGTGAGGCCGGTGGATCCGGTCGGGTCCCCCGGCGAAGCCCGGGTCACCACGGCGTCCCGGCACGACGCCAAATCCTGCGAAGACGGGGACCCCGGCACGACGGCCTGGCCGGGGCCGGCCGGCAACGGGCCGGGCACATCGGCCGGGTGGCCGTCCCGTGACGGCGGAGCCACCGCGGTCGCCGACGGAACAGCAGACCCGGCTGGCTGGCCGGGCAGCCCGCGCGGTACGTCCTCCGGCGTCCTGTCGGCCCCCGCCGCCTGCCCGGCCCGGACGCAGTAGAAGGCGCCGGACCGGTAGTGCAGCAGGGCCGGGTCGGTGGGCCGCAGGGCGGCGGCGACCGCGGCGTTACCCTCGTGTCCGGCGGAGCCGATGGTGTGGAAGCCCTCGCCGAAGCTACGCAGCCAGCGACCGGCGAGGTCGAGCTGGCGGCTGACGACCTGGGCGTCGAACAGGTCCAGCGCCCGCGCGCCGGTCAGCGACGCGCCGTCGGTGACGGGTCGGGTCGGGTCCCGTCCCGCCTCGGGGCCGG
The sequence above is a segment of the Micromonospora sp. WMMA1363 genome. Coding sequences within it:
- a CDS encoding dihydrofolate reductase family protein; this translates as MRKLVYYVASTLDGFIAAPDGSADFFGLEPDLAEHLAAHWPQTLPTVAHPQFGIDRPEGRFDAVMMGRGTYDHALRQGITSPYAHLKQYVFAHSLPPATEPEVKIVSSDPVEFVRTLRHETGGDIWLCGGGHLAGQLLPEVDELVVKLNPIVIGSGVPLAARDFDPRRFTLVDTRPLASGVVILRYARPATDGTAG
- a CDS encoding alpha/beta hydrolase encodes the protein MTYTEVDGLRIWYEASGAGRPLVLLHGGFGSTAAFAPLLPALTARRRVIAVDLQGHGRTADVDRPLRYESMADDVAALIVRLGLTAVDILGYSLGGGVALRTAIQHPGLVRRLVVVSAPCRRSGWYPEVLAAMAGQDETYGEHMRASPAYQHHVRVAPQPADWSRLWAKSGELLRREYDWSLEVSALALPTLLVFADADSVTTAHMVEFFGLLGGGHRDAGRDGSGRPVARLAVLPGLTHHDILASPALPAAVLPFLTHVVRPPT
- a CDS encoding IS256 family transposase; this encodes MLVDRARGDGLKLTGEGGLLQQLTKRVLESALDGEITDHVGYDKHDPAGRGSGNTRNGSRTKTVLTDVGPVEVRVPRDAAGTFEPQIVRKRQRRLTGVDDMVLSLSAKGLTHGEIAAHLAEVYGAEVSKQTISTITDKVMDGMAEWQNRPLDRVYPVVFIDAINVKIRDGQVANRPIYLAMAVTVDGHRDILGIWAGDGGEGAKYWLHVLTELKNRGVADVLMLVCDGLKGLPETVETVWPRTIVQTCVVHLLRNSFRYAARQDWDKIAKALRPVYTAATEDAATERFLEFAEAWGRKYPAIVKLWENAWAEFVPFLAFDVEIRKVICSTNAIESVNARIRRAVRARGHFPNEQAALKCVYMALMSLDPTGAGRRRWTIRWKAPLNAFQIAFEGRLTPANN
- a CDS encoding peroxiredoxin, which gives rise to MPIQVGAEAPDFVLKDQNNQEVKLSDYRGKRVVLLVFYPLAFTGVCQGELCEVRDNLNEYLNDDVQVLTVSVDSVYTHKIWADREGYQFPLLSDFWPHGAVAQAYGVFNDVGGVANRGTFVIDKAGVVRFAEMNMPGEVRDQQGWRKALAEVTNA
- a CDS encoding DUF3052 domain-containing protein — translated: MSATAGQAADGVRSLADRFGIEPGMVVMEMGYDDDVDQDLRDALTDRCGELVDEDTDEVVDAVLVWYRDGDGDLFELLVDALGPLADNGVVWLLTPKAGRDGHVEPSEVAESAPTAGLQQTSTINAGRDWSGARLVLRRGSKSKK
- a CDS encoding thiamine pyrophosphate-dependent enzyme, whose product is MTTPHDLDERLRAALDTLTGPEAGRDPTRPVTDGASLTGARALDLFDAQVVSRQLDLAGRWLRSFGEGFHTIGSAGHEGNAAVAAALRPTDPALLHYRSGAFYCVRAGQAAGADRTPEDVPRGLPGQPAGSAVPSATAVAPPSRDGHPADVPGPLPAGPGQAVVPGSPSSQDLASCRDAVVTRASPGDPTGSTGLTPERGVASGPAAPAGPGGATTPPPLSAVVANARSAVDLDDRADARSAAGPDERPRPAAGSGERPRPAAGSDGADPIGTAPTGNGPERTAGLGADRPLAPGYAGAARDVLRGMVASAREPVAGGRHKVFGRADLAVVPTTATVASHLPRAVGLGLALERRRRLDGTDRQPGGRADTASHTPWPPDAVVVCSFGDASVNHASATAALNTAGWYDHTGLRIPVLFVCEDNGFGISVRSPQGWVAATLRSKPGIRYFAADGTDLAGAYSVAAEAAAWVRRHRRPAVLHLSTVRLMGHAGADVEAAYRAGAEIAADLDRDPLLATARLLVGAGVATGAELLARYDEIGWQVRRIAEEVLDEPKLADPAEVLAPLAPRRPARVARAVADASARAAGPGAAARAEAFGGRRPERTGPLTLAQSINAALADGLVEHPQMAVFGEDVGAKGGVYGVTKGLWERFGAARVFDTLLDETSILGLGLGAGLAGMLPVPEIQYLAYLHNAEDQLRGEAATTQFFSRGAFRNPMVVRIAGLAYQEGFGGHFHNDNSVAVLRDIPGLVVAVPARPDDASAMLRTCLASAAVDGSVCVFLEPIALYHARDLHIEGDGEWLAEYPEPGTWPSVHVPVGRARVYAVGSAEDVTIITFGNGVRLSLRAAAVLAEEGVGTRVVDLRWLSPLPVADLIRESTATGRVLVVDETRRSGGVGEGVIAALVDAGYVGAARRVAAVDSFVPLGPAAGLVLVTEDAITEGARTLLAR